CCTCCGCGAAGGGGAAGATGCGATAGCGGCGCTCTGGGAAGAAGTCTGTCCGGGCGAAGCTGTGCCCTTCAACTACCAATTCGGAATGCACTAGGCATTTGGACGGCGCTGGGGCCGGCGATCTGTTGGAGCAGGTTTTCGGACCTCACCCCCTCGGGCAGGACGACCGGCCCATCCGCATGACTTGTGGCAAAACCCATCGCGGCGGCCAGCTAGCAGGACCCCAGGAGGACGCATCCCTTCTCCCTCTGCTTGCGGGCTAGGTTGGCCACGCTCATGGAGTTGGGGTGGGCGTGGGCGTGGCCGTGATGGTTGGGGTCGGCGTGGCCGTGATGGTTGTGGTGGGGGCAGCGGTGGTTGTTGGCGTCGTTGTGGACGTTGCGGTGGGAACCGTGGTGGTTGTTGGACTGAACGTCGGCGTGGATTCCGATGTGGGCGTGGGGGTAGCGGTTGGTGTTGGGGTTGGTGTTGGTGTTGGTGTTGGTGTTGGGGTGGCGGTTGGTGTTGGGGTCGGCGTGGGGGTAGCGGTCGGCGTGGGGGTAGCGGTTGGTGTTGGGGTGGCGGTTGGGGTGGCGGTTGGTGTTAGGGAAGCGGTCGGAGTCGGCGTGGGCGTAGCCGTTGGAGTTGGAGCGGGCGTAGCAGTTGGAGTGGCAGCCGGCTCAGCGGTCGGAGTCGCCGGCTCGCCAAGCGATTGGCCGAGCGACCACTGCGGTACCTCGCCAATCGGCGTCGTTCCTGTTGGCGAGAAGCTCGTTAGTTGGAGGAAAGCAACCGACGATTCATGATCCAGGGGAATCAGGCTCCACGATGACGGGTTCGCCAGGACGCCATTCGCAATCGTTTCAAAGTGAAGGTGGCATCCCGTCGACCAACCGGTGGAGCCGACCAAGCCGATGACTTCTCCGGCCTCCACTACCTGCCCTTTGCGCACGGCACCGGCCTGGAGGTGGTTGTACGTAGTGATCAGCCCGTTGCCGTGATCGATTTCAATCCGGTTGCCTCCGCCCCAGGCATGCCAGCCCACCGCGCGCACGTAGCCGTCATCGGCAGCATGAACCGGTGTGCCACAGGCCGCGGCGAAGTCCTGCCCTGTATGAAATTCACCGGGGGATCCAGTGATCGGACTGGTGCGCGGCCCGAAAGGTGAACTTGGATGCAGGTTCAGGAGCGGGGACATCAAAGTGCCCGTTGCTGGCCGTGCATGACCAAGGGCAGCGCTACCAACTGATGGTTGCCACCAACCGCCGCCGCTGTAACAAGTGCTGGCTGCCGGAAGAACCTGGGAGCTCAGGAAACCCACGATCTCCTGGGCCAATCCCCGGTACTTGGTGTAGTGGTCTGGATCTTGATTCCGCTGTACTTGGTGGATTGCCAAACTGGAGGGCAGAAGCTGCCAGTCCTTGATGCCCTTCAGGGCGAGAAAGAAACTGGTTGCGCTAACGAACGGATCCATGCGGTCGGCATAGGAGCCCCATGCCCCGTTGGCGCGCTGCTGGAACAGCCCGCGGGAGTCCGGCCCGGCGGCGTCGCCGAAGTCCTTGCTCTCAAGAGACGATTCTCCAAGCGCGGCTTGGACGCCAAGGATTTGGGCATCAAGTGGCAGCCCCAGTTTGTCCGCCGCCACCATGATGGTCGAAGCGTTGCGGAGTTGGAGGTCTGACGGGACGCCGCCCGTGGATACTACTCCGAAGCCCGGAACAGTTTGTTGACACAGCGCCGCACCCAAGGGGTTCGTGGGAGCAGATTGAGGCGCCGCTGAAGAGGGGGTTGCCTGAATCGTAGGGTCATTTGTGGAACGGTTGGCTCCAGAAGGCTCGTCCGTCGATGAGCTTGCGGGTATCTGCTGGATGGCTGAGGGCGCCGTGGTGGCTGCTCCAGACTGGAAGCAGCCAAGCAGGACCGCCGCCGCAACCACCGCCAGTGGAAACCGGGCGTGCCTACGGAGCCGCGTTGGGCCTTTGTCAGAAGGTTTGTTGTTCACAAGTCCCGGCCCCGGACGCGGGCCGGGGCCCGGTGAAAAGCGTTGGAGGTCCACACCATTGTCTGGATCCGATCACTGCATATTACGGGTACTGCAGGTCTATGGGAATGACAGGCTCACGTCAAGCCATGTGTGCGCAAACATCGCAACTCAATCAGAGTCAGGCGTGTCCAAATCCAGATGCTTGGCTAAGTCAAACAAGGTAAGTTGGCATGGTGACCCCCTCCGTGAAGCCTGCCATTGACCGCGCCCCCGGGATCTCCAAGGAGATCGAGGACGCAGCTTGGTATGTGCTGGGCCCGGCACTTCAAGGGAAACCTTCAGCCCTGGATGGACGCACGCTGACATGGACGGCAGACGCCGCCGGGGAGCTGCTCGAACGTCTGGAGCGCGGGGTGGAAGACTCCAAAGCGCCCATGATGACCAACCTCCGGCAAAACCTTGACGGCGCGTCCCGGGAAGCCAAGCTGCTGGCCGTTGAACTACTCTTCCTGCAGTCGCTGCCATTGGCCCATGAGGTCAAGTCCCTCAGGGTCAAGCGAGCACGTGTCGCCGAGGCGGCATCGTGGGTGGAACCTCCCATCGAGTTGCCGG
This window of the Arthrobacter sp. StoSoilB5 genome carries:
- a CDS encoding M23 family metallopeptidase translates to MNNKPSDKGPTRLRRHARFPLAVVAAAVLLGCFQSGAATTAPSAIQQIPASSSTDEPSGANRSTNDPTIQATPSSAAPQSAPTNPLGAALCQQTVPGFGVVSTGGVPSDLQLRNASTIMVAADKLGLPLDAQILGVQAALGESSLESKDFGDAAGPDSRGLFQQRANGAWGSYADRMDPFVSATSFFLALKGIKDWQLLPSSLAIHQVQRNQDPDHYTKYRGLAQEIVGFLSSQVLPAASTCYSGGGWWQPSVGSAALGHARPATGTLMSPLLNLHPSSPFGPRTSPITGSPGEFHTGQDFAAACGTPVHAADDGYVRAVGWHAWGGGNRIEIDHGNGLITTYNHLQAGAVRKGQVVEAGEVIGLVGSTGWSTGCHLHFETIANGVLANPSSWSLIPLDHESSVAFLQLTSFSPTGTTPIGEVPQWSLGQSLGEPATPTAEPAATPTATPAPTPTATPTPTPTASLTPTATPTATPTPTATPTPTATPTPTPTPTATPTPTPTPTPTPTPTATPTPTSESTPTFSPTTTTVPTATSTTTPTTTAAPTTTITATPTPTITATPTPTPTP